A window of Nocardia arthritidis genomic DNA:
CATCCGCGACTACACCGCCAAACAGTGGCAGACCGACCCGAAGGACCTGCCGACGGGCATCATCACCCGGCTGCCCGTGCGCTACACCTTCGACAACCGCTACTTCAACGACACCTACGAGGGCCTGCCCAAAGAGGGGTATACGAAGTGGCTGGAGAATATGGCCGCCTCCGAGCTCATCGAGGTGCGGTTGAACACCGACTGGTTCGACGTGCGCGAGGAGCTGCGCGCGCAGAGCCCGGACGCCCCCGTGGTCTACACCGGCCCGCTGGACCGCTACTTCGATTACACCGAGGGTGAATTGGGTTGGCGCACCATCGATTTCGAGACCGAAGTGCTGGAAACCGGTGATTTCCAAGGTACCTCGGTGATGAACTACAACGACGCGGACGTGCCATACACCCGCATCATCGAGCCGCGCCACTTCCACCCCGAGCGCGATTACCCGAATGACAAGACCGTGATCATGCGCGAGTTCTCCCGTTTCGCGCAGACCGGCGACGAGCCCTACTACCCGATCAACACGCCGGAGGACCGCGCCAAACTACTCGCCTACCGCGAGCTGGCGAAGCGGGAAACCGCAACGGCGAAGGTAATTTTCGGCGGACGCCTCGGCACCTACCAGTACCTG
This region includes:
- the glf gene encoding UDP-galactopyranose mutase, with translation MTVASSPGNSATSASQFDLIVVGSGFFGLTIAERAATLLGKRVLVLDRRHHIGGNAYSEPDPETGIEVHKYGAHLFHTSNERVWEYVTRFTAFTGYRHHVYAMHKGQAYQFPMGLGLLSQFFGRYFTPDEARKLIAEQSGEFDTKDAQNLEEKAISLIGRPLYEAFIRDYTAKQWQTDPKDLPTGIITRLPVRYTFDNRYFNDTYEGLPKEGYTKWLENMAASELIEVRLNTDWFDVREELRAQSPDAPVVYTGPLDRYFDYTEGELGWRTIDFETEVLETGDFQGTSVMNYNDADVPYTRIIEPRHFHPERDYPNDKTVIMREFSRFAQTGDEPYYPINTPEDRAKLLAYRELAKRETATAKVIFGGRLGTYQYLDMHMAIGSALSMFDNVLRPHLESGAPLVDEEA